A genomic window from Candidatus Saccharibacteria bacterium includes:
- the rplL gene encoding 50S ribosomal protein L7/L12: protein MADVKKLAEELTKLTVLEVNELKNVLKDEYGIEPAAAAVAVAAGPAADAGAAADEKSEFTVQLKDAGAQKVAVIKAVKEITGLGLGEAKAIVDGAPAPVKEGVSKDDAEAAKKTLEEAGATVELV from the coding sequence ATGGCTGATGTAAAGAAATTAGCAGAAGAACTGACCAAGTTGACGGTCCTAGAAGTCAACGAATTGAAAAACGTCTTGAAAGACGAATATGGCATTGAGCCAGCTGCAGCTGCTGTAGCTGTCGCTGCTGGCCCAGCTGCCGATGCCGGCGCTGCTGCCGACGAAAAGAGCGAGTTTACCGTTCAATTGAAAGATGCTGGCGCCCAGAAAGTCGCTGTCATCAAAGCAGTCAAAGAAATCACCGGCCTCGGCCTAGGTGAAGCTAAAGCTATCGTTGACGGTGCTCCAGCTCCAGTCAAAGAAGGCGTTAGCAAAGACGACGCTGAAGCTGCCAAGAAAACCCTCGAAGAGGCTGGCGCGACTGTCGAACTCGTTTAA